Proteins from a single region of Streptomyces spectabilis:
- a CDS encoding B3/B4 domain-containing protein, with protein sequence MTLTLTVSDEVRTLAPGFTHIAIEAYDLVNGPSSDGTSALLDDAARRLAARLDGRAPHEDPHMVDWRAAYTAFGAKPSRTRNSAEALAKRALTDAGLPRINTLVDVYNAISVAHLIPVGGEDLDHIKGGMRLVRATGDEDFVTTAGGEPAVEHPDAGEIVWCDDEGVTCRRWNWRQGPRTRLTERTVNAVFLLEGMGPHAGLDAAAAELVELLEKFSPGSRIVVHEPVG encoded by the coding sequence ATGACGCTCACGCTCACCGTGTCCGACGAGGTGCGGACGCTCGCGCCCGGCTTCACCCACATCGCCATCGAGGCGTACGACCTCGTGAACGGCCCCAGCTCCGACGGCACGTCGGCCCTCCTGGACGACGCGGCACGGCGCCTCGCCGCGCGCCTCGACGGCCGCGCCCCGCACGAAGACCCGCACATGGTGGACTGGCGCGCCGCCTACACGGCCTTCGGCGCCAAGCCCTCGCGCACCCGCAACTCCGCCGAGGCCCTGGCGAAGCGGGCCCTGACCGACGCCGGGCTGCCCCGGATCAACACGCTGGTCGACGTCTACAACGCGATCAGCGTGGCCCATCTGATCCCCGTCGGCGGCGAGGACCTGGACCACATCAAGGGCGGCATGCGGCTCGTCCGCGCCACCGGGGACGAGGACTTCGTCACCACGGCCGGGGGCGAGCCGGCCGTCGAGCACCCCGACGCGGGGGAAATCGTCTGGTGCGACGACGAGGGCGTGACCTGCCGCCGCTGGAACTGGCGGCAGGGCCCGCGCACCCGCCTCACCGAGCGGACCGTCAACGCGGTCTTCCTGCTCGAAGGCATGGGCCCGCACGCCGGCCTCGACGCGGCGGCCGCGGAACTGGTCGAGCTCCTGGAGAAGTTCAGCCCCGGCTCGCGGATCGTCGTCCACGAGCCGGTGGGCTAG
- a CDS encoding LacI family DNA-binding transcriptional regulator, translating to MAETARTPVSHRRPDGGPDPADPRSRYGNRPTMKDVAARAGVGLKTVSRVVNGEPGVTPDTERRVQEAIDALGFRRNDSARVLRKGRTASIGLVLEDLADPFYGPLSRAVEEVARAHGALLINGSSAEDPDREQELVLALCARRVDGLVVIPAGDDHRYLEPEIAAGVATVFVDRPPGRIDADVVLSDSFGGARDGVAHLIAHGHRRIGFIGDQPRIHTAIERLRGYRTAMAEAGIEVDESWVSLGLTHPERVARAAETMLAGPAPVTAIFAGNNRVTVTVVRVLAGLTRPVALVGFDDIELADLLRPGVTVVAQDAAQLGRTAAERLFRQLDGASGPPERVELPTRLITRGSGELAPAD from the coding sequence GTGGCAGAGACCGCCCGCACCCCCGTCTCCCACCGACGCCCCGACGGCGGTCCGGACCCCGCGGACCCCAGGAGCCGCTACGGCAACCGGCCGACCATGAAGGACGTCGCCGCCCGCGCGGGCGTGGGCCTCAAGACCGTCTCCCGCGTCGTGAACGGCGAGCCGGGCGTCACGCCCGACACCGAGCGCCGCGTCCAGGAGGCCATCGACGCCCTCGGCTTCCGGCGCAACGACAGCGCGCGGGTCCTGCGCAAGGGCCGCACGGCCAGCATCGGCCTCGTCCTTGAAGACCTGGCCGACCCGTTCTACGGCCCGCTGAGCCGCGCGGTCGAGGAGGTGGCGCGGGCGCACGGGGCGCTGCTCATCAACGGTTCGAGCGCCGAAGACCCGGACCGCGAGCAGGAGTTGGTGCTGGCGCTGTGCGCGCGGCGCGTCGACGGTCTCGTCGTGATCCCCGCGGGCGACGACCACCGCTATCTGGAGCCGGAGATCGCCGCGGGCGTCGCCACGGTGTTCGTGGACCGGCCGCCGGGGCGGATCGACGCGGACGTGGTGCTCTCCGACAGCTTCGGCGGCGCGCGGGACGGCGTCGCGCACCTCATCGCGCACGGCCACCGCCGCATCGGCTTCATCGGCGACCAGCCGCGCATCCACACCGCCATAGAGCGCCTGCGGGGGTACCGCACGGCGATGGCGGAGGCGGGCATCGAGGTCGACGAGTCCTGGGTGTCCCTCGGTCTGACGCACCCCGAGCGCGTGGCCCGCGCGGCCGAGACGATGCTGGCGGGCCCGGCCCCGGTCACCGCGATCTTCGCGGGCAACAACCGTGTGACGGTCACGGTCGTCCGCGTCCTCGCGGGTCTGACCCGCCCGGTGGCCCTGGTCGGCTTCGACGACATCGAGCTGGCCGACCTGCTGCGGCCGGGAGTCACGGTGGTCGCCCAGGACGCGGCCCAGCTCGGCCGCACGGCGGCGGAGCGCCTCTTCCGTCAGCTGGACGGAGCGTCGGGACCGCCGGAGCGGGTGGAACTGCCGACGCGCCTGATCACCCGGGGCTCGGGGGAGCTGGCGCCCGCGGACTGA
- a CDS encoding ROK family protein: MPTDLVAALDIGGTKIAGALVDDRGRILLRTQRPTPAREDGDTVMRAVEDVLGELAAGEPWAQVRAVGIGSAGPVDASAGTVSPVNVPGWRGYPLVERVRAATHGLPVELVGDGVAMTAAEHWQGAARGHDNALCMVVSTGVGGGLVLGGSLHPGPTGNAGHIGHICVDLDGDPCPCGARGCVERIASGPNIARRALDAGWRPGPDGDTSAAAVAMAARAGDPVATASFDRAAQALAAGIAATATLVEIDIAVIGGGVAMAGDVLFAPLRRALRDYAALSFVRQLTVAPALMGTDAGLVGAAAAALRAFPDPAVPRLRSAVNG; the protein is encoded by the coding sequence ATGCCCACGGACCTCGTCGCCGCACTCGACATCGGCGGCACCAAGATCGCCGGAGCCCTGGTGGACGACCGCGGCCGGATCCTGCTGCGCACCCAGCGCCCGACGCCCGCGCGCGAGGACGGCGACACCGTGATGCGGGCGGTCGAGGACGTGCTCGGCGAGCTCGCGGCCGGGGAGCCGTGGGCCCAGGTGCGCGCGGTCGGGATCGGCAGCGCGGGCCCCGTGGACGCCTCCGCGGGCACGGTCAGCCCCGTCAACGTGCCCGGCTGGCGCGGCTATCCCCTGGTGGAGCGGGTGCGCGCCGCCACGCACGGCCTGCCGGTGGAGCTGGTGGGCGACGGCGTGGCGATGACGGCCGCCGAGCACTGGCAGGGCGCAGCCCGGGGCCACGACAACGCCCTGTGCATGGTGGTGTCCACCGGCGTCGGCGGCGGCCTGGTCCTGGGCGGCTCGCTGCACCCCGGCCCCACCGGCAACGCGGGCCACATCGGCCACATCTGCGTCGACCTGGACGGCGATCCGTGTCCCTGCGGCGCCCGCGGCTGCGTCGAGCGGATAGCGAGCGGTCCGAACATCGCCCGGCGCGCCCTGGATGCGGGCTGGCGGCCGGGCCCGGACGGCGACACCTCGGCGGCGGCCGTGGCCATGGCGGCCCGCGCGGGCGACCCGGTCGCCACGGCGTCCTTCGACCGGGCCGCCCAGGCGCTCGCCGCGGGCATCGCCGCGACCGCCACGCTCGTCGAGATCGACATCGCGGTGATCGGCGGGGGCGTGGCGATGGCGGGCGACGTCCTGTTCGCGCCGCTGCGCCGCGCCCTGCGGGACTACGCCGCGCTGTCCTTCGTACGGCAACTGACGGTCGCCCCGGCCCTGATGGGCACGGACGCGGGCCTGGTGGGCGCGGCGGCGGCCGCGCTGCGCGCCTTCCCCGATCCGGCGGTGCCGCGGCTGCGGTCCGCCGTCAACGGCTGA
- a CDS encoding lysophospholipid acyltransferase family protein, with product MAELVYRPIVGVAKTFFKALDLKIDCKGSENIPRTGGAVLVSNHISYLDFVFNGLAALPQKRLVRFMAKESVFRHKISGPLMRGMKHIPVDRKQGDQAYAHALDSLRSGEIIGVFPEATISQSFTLKSFKTGAARLAQEAGVPLIPMAVWGTQRVWTKGHPRNFKRQHLPVTIRVGERVEAPKDQYAGAITRRLRECCQELLEAAQRAYPSRPKGPDDTWWLPAHLGGTAPTPAQVRAAEAH from the coding sequence ATGGCAGAACTCGTGTACCGACCGATCGTCGGCGTCGCCAAGACCTTCTTCAAGGCACTGGACCTGAAGATCGACTGCAAGGGTTCCGAGAACATTCCGCGCACGGGTGGCGCGGTCCTCGTCAGCAATCACATCAGCTATCTCGACTTCGTCTTCAACGGCCTGGCGGCGCTGCCGCAGAAGCGCCTGGTGCGCTTCATGGCGAAGGAGTCGGTGTTCCGCCACAAGATCTCCGGTCCGCTGATGCGCGGCATGAAGCACATTCCCGTGGACCGCAAGCAGGGCGACCAGGCCTATGCCCACGCCCTGGACTCGCTCCGCTCGGGGGAGATCATCGGCGTCTTCCCCGAGGCGACGATCTCTCAGTCGTTCACCCTGAAGTCCTTCAAGACGGGCGCGGCGCGCCTGGCCCAGGAGGCGGGCGTCCCGCTGATCCCGATGGCGGTGTGGGGCACGCAGCGGGTCTGGACGAAGGGCCACCCTCGCAATTTCAAGCGCCAGCACCTGCCGGTGACCATCCGGGTCGGCGAGCGCGTGGAGGCGCCGAAGGACCAGTACGCGGGCGCGATCACCCGGCGTCTGCGCGAGTGCTGCCAGGAGCTGCTCGAAGCCGCGCAGCGCGCCTACCCCAGCCGCCCCAAGGGCCCGGACGACACCTGGTGGCTCCCCGCCCACCTCGGCGGCACGGCCCCGACCCCGGCGCAGGTCCGCGCGGCCGAGGCGCACTGA
- a CDS encoding NPCBM/NEW2 domain-containing protein has protein sequence MRHLPTRTSRRRVVGSLTAALLCAAGLASPAVAGAAPDPEAARPAGAAGPRLPDGLAPTPPMGFNNWNATHCRAEFDEAMVKGIADIFVSKGLKEAGYQYVNLDDCWALPQRDANGKLVPDPKRFPGGIKAVADYVHGKGLKLGIYTSAGTKTCNQAGFPGALGHERGDAQQFAEWGVDYLKYDNCNNQGVDAKKRYVAMRDALRAASQSTGRPIVYSICEWGENKPWEWASDVGHLWRTTGDISDNWGSMLSIMKRNLPLARYAGPGRWNDPDMLEVGNGGMTDTEYRTHFSMWSIMAAPLLIGSDLRKASPQTFEILGNKEVVAVDQDPLGKQGTVISSAGGRWVVAKEMKDGSRAVALFNETGRPQRVATTAKAVGLPQASGYTLRDLWKHESFHTAGTISATVPAHGTVLVRVSADGTWADKPPAVELGLDGGALVEAGKPDRLTTRVTNLGRTPARHVGARLTGPPGWQVKATSPASAAALPTGKALTTSWTVTAPEGTPTGAYPLDLRASYRAPGGGLVESALPLTAQVVVAPPAGRSALSDLPWISTTNGWGPVEKDTSNGESRAGDGNPLTIDGKVFAKGLGVHAESDVAYYAGGACERLTARVGVDDEKLLKGTVAFEVWADGKKAASTGVLTNQLPAQGLSADVGGAEVVRLVVTDGGDGIDSDHADWAEPVLSC, from the coding sequence ATGCGTCACCTTCCCACCCGCACATCCCGCCGAAGAGTGGTCGGATCCCTCACCGCGGCGTTGCTCTGCGCGGCGGGGCTCGCCTCGCCCGCCGTGGCGGGCGCGGCGCCGGACCCGGAGGCCGCGCGGCCCGCGGGCGCCGCCGGACCCCGCCTTCCCGACGGCCTCGCGCCGACCCCGCCGATGGGCTTCAACAACTGGAACGCCACCCACTGCCGCGCCGAGTTCGACGAGGCGATGGTCAAGGGGATCGCCGACATCTTCGTCTCCAAGGGCCTCAAGGAAGCGGGCTACCAGTACGTCAACCTCGACGACTGCTGGGCCCTGCCGCAGCGCGACGCGAACGGCAAGCTCGTGCCCGACCCCAAGAGGTTCCCGGGCGGCATCAAGGCCGTCGCCGACTACGTGCACGGCAAGGGCCTCAAGCTCGGCATCTACACCAGCGCGGGCACCAAGACCTGCAACCAGGCGGGCTTCCCCGGAGCGCTCGGCCACGAGCGCGGCGACGCCCAGCAGTTCGCGGAGTGGGGCGTCGACTACCTCAAGTACGACAACTGCAACAACCAGGGAGTCGACGCCAAGAAGCGGTACGTCGCCATGCGCGACGCCCTCCGGGCCGCGTCCCAGAGCACGGGGCGCCCCATCGTCTACAGCATCTGCGAGTGGGGCGAGAACAAGCCCTGGGAGTGGGCGTCCGACGTCGGCCATCTGTGGCGCACGACGGGTGACATCAGCGACAACTGGGGCTCGATGCTCTCCATCATGAAGCGGAACCTGCCGCTCGCGCGCTACGCGGGACCCGGCCGCTGGAACGACCCGGACATGCTCGAAGTCGGCAACGGCGGCATGACCGACACCGAGTACCGCACGCACTTCTCCATGTGGTCGATCATGGCCGCGCCCCTGCTCATCGGCTCCGACCTGCGCAAGGCCTCGCCGCAGACGTTCGAGATCCTCGGCAACAAGGAAGTCGTCGCCGTCGACCAGGACCCGCTCGGCAAGCAGGGCACGGTCATCTCGTCCGCCGGCGGACGGTGGGTCGTGGCCAAGGAGATGAAGGACGGCAGCCGCGCGGTCGCGCTGTTCAACGAGACCGGAAGGCCTCAGCGCGTCGCCACGACGGCGAAGGCCGTCGGCCTGCCGCAGGCCTCCGGCTACACGCTGCGCGACCTGTGGAAGCACGAGAGCTTCCACACCGCGGGCACCATCTCCGCGACCGTGCCCGCGCACGGCACCGTCCTGGTGCGCGTCAGCGCCGACGGCACCTGGGCCGACAAGCCCCCGGCCGTCGAACTCGGCCTCGACGGCGGCGCGTTGGTGGAAGCGGGCAAGCCCGACAGGCTCACCACCCGCGTCACCAACCTCGGCCGCACCCCCGCACGCCACGTCGGCGCGCGCCTCACCGGACCCCCGGGCTGGCAGGTCAAGGCGACGTCACCCGCGAGCGCGGCGGCCCTGCCCACCGGCAAGGCCCTCACCACCTCCTGGACCGTGACGGCTCCCGAGGGCACCCCGACCGGCGCGTACCCGCTCGACCTCAGGGCGAGCTACCGCGCCCCGGGCGGCGGCCTGGTCGAGAGCGCGCTGCCGCTGACGGCCCAGGTGGTCGTCGCACCGCCCGCGGGCCGCTCCGCGCTGAGCGATCTGCCGTGGATCTCCACCACCAACGGCTGGGGCCCCGTGGAGAAGGACACCAGCAACGGCGAGAGCCGGGCGGGCGACGGCAACCCGCTCACCATCGACGGCAAGGTGTTCGCCAAGGGGCTCGGCGTCCACGCGGAGAGCGATGTCGCCTACTACGCGGGCGGTGCCTGCGAGCGGCTGACCGCGCGGGTCGGCGTCGACGACGAGAAGCTCCTCAAGGGCACCGTCGCCTTCGAGGTCTGGGCGGACGGGAAGAAGGCCGCGTCGACCGGCGTCCTCACCAACCAGCTGCCCGCGCAAGGGCTCTCCGCCGACGTCGGCGGCGCCGAGGTGGTGCGCCTCGTCGTCACCGACGGCGGCGACGGCATCGACTCCGACCACGCGGACTGGGCGGAGCCGGTGCTCAGCTGCTGA
- a CDS encoding endonuclease/exonuclease/phosphatase family protein — translation MPTDTPVTRRSGLRTAVATATAVTVPLLATALAAAPAHAVERPGRRLEVMTFNLRYASPTPPNSWPERRPVTRELLRHVRPHVIGTQEGLYQQVRDIAEDLGPHYAWIGTGRAGGSRDEFMTVYYDTRRLAPVAYEHFWLSDTPDVIGSNTWGGGSIRMVTWVRFHDRRTERQFYFLNTHLDNHSQYARTRAAHLISDRLSALDRTLPKLVTGDFNVAAHKNPVYDTLLDAGLVDTWDTAGERSKQYATFHGYKPLVPDGDRIDWILATPAARVHAAAINTFSLAGQFPSDHLPVQASLTL, via the coding sequence GTGCCGACCGACACACCCGTGACCCGCCGCTCCGGCCTGCGTACGGCCGTGGCCACCGCGACGGCCGTCACGGTCCCCCTGCTCGCCACGGCGCTCGCCGCCGCGCCCGCGCACGCCGTGGAGCGCCCGGGCCGCCGACTGGAGGTCATGACCTTCAACCTGCGCTACGCGAGCCCCACCCCGCCGAACTCGTGGCCCGAGCGCCGCCCCGTGACCCGGGAGCTGCTGCGCCATGTGCGGCCCCACGTCATCGGCACCCAGGAGGGCCTCTACCAGCAGGTGCGGGACATCGCCGAGGACCTGGGCCCGCACTACGCCTGGATCGGCACGGGCCGCGCGGGCGGCAGCCGCGACGAGTTCATGACCGTCTACTACGACACGCGCAGGCTGGCGCCCGTCGCGTACGAGCACTTCTGGCTCTCGGACACCCCGGACGTGATCGGCTCCAACACCTGGGGCGGCGGTTCGATCCGCATGGTCACCTGGGTCCGCTTCCACGACCGGCGCACGGAGCGGCAGTTCTACTTCCTCAACACCCATCTGGACAACCACAGTCAGTACGCGCGCACGCGTGCCGCGCATCTGATCTCCGACCGCCTCTCCGCCCTCGACCGCACCCTGCCGAAGCTCGTCACCGGCGACTTCAACGTCGCGGCCCACAAGAACCCGGTCTACGACACGCTGCTCGACGCGGGGCTCGTCGACACCTGGGACACGGCGGGCGAGCGCAGCAAGCAGTACGCGACCTTCCACGGTTACAAGCCGCTCGTGCCGGACGGCGACCGCATCGACTGGATCCTGGCGACACCCGCCGCGCGCGTGCACGCGGCGGCCATCAACACCTTCTCGCTGGCCGGGCAGTTCCCGAGCGACCACCTGCCGGTGCAGGCGAGCCTGACCCTGTGA
- a CDS encoding electron transfer flavoprotein subunit beta/FixA family protein — MSLRIVVCVKYVPDATGDRHFAEDLTVDRDDVDGLLSELDEYAVEQALQIKEAADDEAEITVLTVGPDDAKDALRKALSMGADKAVHVEDDDLHGTDVMGTSLVLAKAIEKTGYDLVIAGMASTDGTMGVLPAILAERLGVPQVTLLSEVSVDGGVVKGRRDGDTASEQLEASLPAVVSVTDQSGEARYPSFKGIMAAKKKPVASLDLDDLDIDAEEVGLEGSWTKVDSAAERPARTAGTIVKDEGEGGKQLAEFLAGQKFI, encoded by the coding sequence GTGAGCTTGAGGATCGTTGTCTGTGTGAAGTACGTGCCCGACGCCACCGGCGATCGGCACTTCGCCGAGGACCTGACCGTCGACCGTGACGACGTGGACGGCCTCCTCTCGGAACTCGACGAGTACGCGGTCGAGCAGGCCCTCCAGATCAAGGAGGCGGCGGACGACGAGGCCGAGATCACGGTCCTGACCGTCGGTCCCGATGACGCCAAGGACGCGCTGCGCAAGGCCCTGTCGATGGGCGCCGACAAGGCCGTCCACGTCGAGGACGACGACCTGCACGGTACGGACGTGATGGGCACCTCGCTGGTCCTGGCCAAGGCCATCGAGAAGACGGGCTACGACCTGGTCATCGCCGGTATGGCCTCGACGGACGGCACCATGGGCGTGCTGCCCGCGATCCTCGCCGAGCGCCTGGGCGTCCCGCAGGTCACGCTGCTCTCCGAGGTCTCCGTCGACGGCGGCGTGGTGAAGGGCCGCCGTGACGGCGACACCGCGTCGGAGCAGCTGGAGGCGTCCCTGCCGGCCGTCGTGTCCGTGACGGACCAGTCGGGCGAGGCCCGCTACCCCTCCTTCAAGGGCATCATGGCCGCCAAGAAGAAGCCGGTGGCGTCCCTGGACCTGGACGACCTGGACATCGACGCCGAAGAGGTCGGTCTCGAGGGCTCCTGGACCAAGGTCGACTCCGCCGCCGAGCGTCCCGCGCGCACCGCGGGCACGATCGTCAAGGACGAGGGCGAGGGCGGCAAGCAGCTCGCCGAGTTCCTTGCGGGCCAGAAGTTCATCTGA
- a CDS encoding electron transfer flavoprotein subunit alpha/FixB family protein: MAEVLVYVDHVDGAVRKPTLELLTLARRIGEPVAVALGAGAEATAATLAEHGAVKVLTADAPEFADYLVVPKVDALQAAYDAVSPAAVLVPSSAEGKEIAARLAVRIKSGIITDAIDLESGDEGPVATQSVFAAAFTTKSRITNGTPVITVKPNSAPVEAAPAAGAVEALAVSFSEQATGTKVTARTPRESTGRPELTEAAIVVSGGRGVNGAENFAIIEALADSLGAAVGASRAAVDAGWYPHSNQVGQTGKSVSPQLYIASGISGAIQHRAGMQTSKTIVAVNKDAEAPIFDLVDYGVVGDLFEVVPQLTDEVKSRKG, from the coding sequence ATGGCTGAAGTTCTCGTCTACGTCGACCACGTCGACGGAGCCGTCCGCAAGCCCACCCTGGAGCTGCTGACCCTCGCCCGCCGCATCGGCGAGCCCGTCGCCGTCGCGCTCGGCGCGGGCGCCGAGGCCACCGCCGCCACGCTCGCCGAGCACGGCGCGGTCAAGGTCCTCACCGCCGACGCCCCCGAGTTCGCCGACTACCTCGTGGTGCCGAAGGTGGACGCGCTGCAGGCCGCGTACGACGCCGTGTCCCCGGCCGCCGTGCTCGTGCCGTCGTCCGCCGAGGGCAAGGAGATCGCGGCCCGCCTCGCGGTCCGCATCAAGTCCGGCATCATCACCGACGCCATCGACCTGGAGTCCGGCGACGAGGGCCCGGTGGCCACGCAGTCCGTGTTCGCGGCCGCGTTCACCACCAAGTCCCGCATCACCAACGGCACCCCGGTCATCACCGTCAAGCCGAACTCGGCGCCGGTGGAGGCCGCCCCGGCCGCGGGCGCCGTCGAGGCCCTGGCCGTCAGCTTCTCGGAGCAGGCCACCGGCACCAAGGTCACCGCCCGCACGCCGCGCGAGTCGACCGGCCGCCCGGAGCTGACCGAGGCCGCGATCGTGGTCTCCGGCGGCCGCGGCGTCAACGGCGCCGAGAACTTCGCGATCATCGAGGCGCTCGCCGACTCGCTCGGTGCCGCCGTCGGCGCCTCGCGCGCCGCCGTCGACGCCGGCTGGTACCCGCACTCCAACCAGGTCGGCCAGACCGGCAAGTCCGTGTCGCCGCAGCTGTACATCGCCTCCGGCATCTCCGGCGCGATCCAGCACCGCGCGGGCATGCAGACGTCGAAGACCATCGTGGCCGTCAACAAGGACGCCGAGGCCCCGATCTTCGACCTCGTCGACTACGGCGTGGTCGGCGACCTCTTCGAGGTCGTCCCGCAGCTCACCGACGAGGTCAAGTCCCGCAAGGGCTGA
- a CDS encoding thioredoxin family protein, translating to MTAARARGSERTLGAGDLGEPLGERATLVQFSSAFCQPCRATRRVLADVAAMVPGVAHVEIDAEGALELVRELRVLKTPTVLVLDRAGRVVRRAVGQPRRADVIAALGAAV from the coding sequence GTGACAGCGGCGCGCGCACGCGGGAGCGAACGGACGCTCGGTGCGGGGGACCTGGGCGAACCGCTCGGCGAGCGGGCCACGCTCGTGCAGTTCTCCAGCGCCTTCTGCCAGCCCTGCCGGGCGACCCGAAGGGTCCTCGCCGATGTGGCCGCCATGGTGCCGGGCGTCGCGCACGTGGAGATCGACGCCGAGGGCGCCCTGGAACTCGTCCGGGAACTGCGCGTCCTCAAGACGCCCACGGTGCTCGTCCTCGACCGCGCCGGGCGCGTGGTGCGGCGCGCGGTGGGACAGCCGCGCAGGGCCGACGTCATCGCGGCGCTCGGGGCGGCCGTATGA
- a CDS encoding flavin reductase family protein translates to MTASPDLDTPQLATPDLLRSVFRRHAAAVAVITARGSGPVGFTATSLTSVSAEPPMISFGIGTGASSWPAISRAEHVGVHILGEHQEELAATFARSGADRFGPSTRWFDGPHGVPVLDGVLAWLVCRVVARVPAGDHRVVLAEAVVGDPAGAGRPLLYHQGRFNALRD, encoded by the coding sequence ATGACGGCCTCGCCCGACCTCGACACCCCTCAGCTCGCCACTCCCGACCTGCTGCGCTCCGTCTTCCGGCGGCACGCGGCCGCGGTGGCCGTGATCACCGCGCGGGGCTCGGGACCGGTCGGCTTCACCGCCACCTCGCTCACCTCGGTCTCCGCCGAGCCGCCCATGATCTCGTTCGGCATCGGCACCGGCGCCTCCAGCTGGCCCGCGATATCCCGGGCCGAGCACGTCGGCGTCCACATCCTCGGCGAGCACCAGGAAGAGCTCGCCGCGACGTTCGCGCGCAGCGGCGCCGACCGGTTCGGCCCGTCCACGCGCTGGTTCGACGGGCCGCACGGCGTGCCCGTGCTCGACGGCGTCCTCGCGTGGCTGGTGTGCCGCGTGGTCGCCCGGGTGCCCGCGGGGGACCACCGGGTCGTCCTCGCGGAGGCGGTCGTCGGCGATCCCGCGGGGGCGGGCCGCCCGCTGCTGTACCACCAGGGGCGCTTCAACGCGCTGCGTGACTGA
- a CDS encoding DUF6986 family protein yields the protein MGQQEKVATSLAGAVSERVSASLTPVDEELERRYPGDPGTRQPVHTVYVPGEQFAADTIRSWGDRALAALDEHAPDAASFAAVLGLADDLAEPVYTRVRAKLEREPIEDLRVDFEDGYGGRTDADEDTHAARAARLIAETYAHGAAGNTAPYLGIRMKCMEAAVRDRGIRTLDVFLSGLMEAGGLPDGLVLTLPKVTYPQQVTAMVRLLEEFERARGLAPGRIGFEIQIETSQSILAADGTATVARMIDAAEGRATGLHYGTFDYSACLGVSAAYQASDHPAADHAKAIMQVAAAGTGVRVSDGSTNVLPVGPTAKVHDAWRLHYGLTRRALARAYYQGWDMHPGHIPTRYAAVFAFYREGFEQAAARLAAYANRTTGDIADEPATAKALAGYLLRGLDCGALDTAEVTRLTGLTLAGLQTYAGPRRGDLTPSAK from the coding sequence ATGGGGCAGCAGGAAAAGGTGGCGACGAGTCTCGCGGGCGCCGTGAGCGAGCGCGTGAGCGCCTCGCTCACGCCGGTGGACGAGGAGCTCGAGCGCCGCTACCCCGGAGACCCCGGCACCCGTCAGCCCGTCCACACCGTGTACGTACCCGGCGAGCAGTTCGCCGCGGACACGATCCGCTCCTGGGGCGACCGGGCCCTCGCCGCCCTTGACGAGCACGCGCCGGACGCCGCGTCCTTCGCCGCCGTGCTCGGCCTCGCCGACGACCTCGCCGAGCCGGTCTACACGCGCGTGCGGGCCAAACTGGAGCGCGAGCCCATTGAAGACCTGCGCGTCGACTTCGAGGACGGCTACGGCGGGCGCACGGACGCCGATGAGGACACCCACGCGGCGCGCGCGGCCCGTCTGATCGCCGAGACGTACGCGCACGGCGCCGCCGGGAACACGGCCCCGTACCTGGGCATCCGCATGAAGTGCATGGAGGCCGCCGTGCGGGACCGCGGCATCCGCACCCTCGACGTCTTCCTCTCCGGCCTCATGGAGGCGGGCGGTCTGCCCGACGGGCTCGTCCTGACGCTGCCGAAGGTGACGTATCCCCAGCAGGTCACCGCGATGGTGCGGCTCCTGGAGGAGTTCGAGAGGGCGCGCGGCCTCGCCCCCGGCCGGATCGGCTTCGAGATCCAGATCGAGACCAGCCAGTCGATCCTCGCCGCCGACGGCACCGCCACCGTCGCCCGCATGATCGACGCCGCCGAGGGCCGCGCCACCGGCCTGCACTACGGCACCTTCGACTACAGCGCCTGCCTCGGCGTGTCCGCCGCGTACCAGGCGAGCGACCACCCCGCCGCCGACCACGCCAAGGCGATCATGCAGGTCGCGGCGGCGGGCACGGGCGTGCGCGTCTCCGACGGCTCCACCAACGTCCTGCCGGTCGGCCCCACGGCGAAGGTCCACGACGCCTGGCGCCTGCACTACGGCCTCACCCGGCGCGCCCTGGCCCGCGCCTACTACCAGGGCTGGGACATGCACCCCGGCCACATCCCGACCCGCTACGCCGCCGTGTTCGCGTTCTACCGCGAGGGCTTCGAGCAGGCCGCCGCCCGCCTCGCCGCGTACGCCAACCGCACCACGGGCGACATCGCGGACGAGCCCGCCACCGCCAAGGCGCTGGCCGGGTACCTGCTGCGCGGCCTGGACTGCGGCGCGCTCGACACCGCCGAGGTCACCCGGCTCACCGGGCTCACCCTGGCCGGGCTCCAGACGTACGCGGGGCCGCGCCGGGGCGACCTCACCCCGTCGGCCAAGTAG